A genomic stretch from Rhodomicrobium vannielii ATCC 17100 includes:
- a CDS encoding GNAT family N-acetyltransferase: MTMPSATIRLQTPDDQPALQYLNECAFGPGRFARTAYRVRENSVRDPRLNLCMELDGVMVGAMDLTPVTVGDVPGALLLGPLIVSGDHQSLGHGLRLMLYGLKRAKDLGYRIVILVGDLPYYLRAGFCPIPRGRIELPGPVDPARLLYAELVPGALEEYSGLIRGMRDPSNVD, translated from the coding sequence ATGACGATGCCGTCCGCCACGATCCGGCTGCAAACGCCTGACGATCAACCAGCCCTCCAGTACCTCAACGAATGCGCCTTCGGGCCGGGCCGTTTCGCCCGCACCGCCTATCGCGTCCGCGAGAACTCGGTGCGCGATCCGCGCCTCAATCTCTGCATGGAACTCGACGGCGTTATGGTGGGCGCGATGGACCTGACGCCGGTCACGGTCGGCGATGTGCCGGGCGCGCTTCTGCTCGGCCCGCTGATCGTCTCGGGCGATCATCAGAGCCTCGGTCACGGCCTTCGGCTGATGCTTTACGGTCTCAAGCGCGCGAAAGATCTCGGCTATCGGATCGTGATCCTCGTCGGCGACCTCCCCTATTACCTGCGTGCCGGGTTCTGCCCCATACCGCGCGGCCGCATTGAGCTTCCGGGGCCGGTCGATCCGGCGCGGCTGCTTTATGCCGAACTCGTACCGGGCGCGCTGGAAGAGTACAGCGGCCTTATTCGCGGCATGCGCGATCCGAGCAACGTCGATTAA
- the nuoG gene encoding NADH-quinone oxidoreductase subunit NuoG, producing MPKLNINGNEVEVEDGITLLQACELAGAEIPRFCYHERLSIAGNCRMCLVEIAGMPKPMASCAMNVSDLRPNRDGTPPTILTDSPMVKKAREGVMEFLLINHPLDCPICDQGGECDLQDQAMYYGSEGSRYRENKRAVEEKYLGPLIKTFMTRCIQCTRCVRFMSEVAGVPELGAIGRGEDMEISTYLERGLHSELSGNIVDLCPVGALTSKPYSFVARPWELRKTESIDVMDGLGSNIRIDSRGREVMRILPRNHDGVNEEWLSDKSRAIVDGLKKKRLDRPYMRRDGVLEEVSWYEAFTEIAAQVEKAGARKVGAIAGDLCSVEDMFALKTLLELLGSPNMDCRQQSQKLHPKHGRGSYLFNATIAGISKADVILLIGTNPRKEAAVLNARIRCAYLHNHARVGLVGPEADLTYPYEWLGNSLAVLDEIAKPDNPVLKALAEASHPLIIVGQDALSHEAGDAVLAKAAEIAAAAVKGREDAGWNPLSILHTSAALVGGLDIGFVPGEGGLDTAGILEGTQSGDIEVLYLLGADEFDVSRTGDAFVIYQGSHGDSGARIADIILPGAAYTEKNGTYVNTEGRVQLGERAIFPPGDAREDWTILRALSEHLGAKLPFDCFGSLRRALYKAHPHLAAIDTVEAAKVELKLGDVPPLPDTPFGVFIEDFYQTNPIARSSAVLAELSALHQEYEQGLAGADG from the coding sequence ATGCCGAAGCTGAACATCAACGGCAATGAGGTCGAGGTCGAAGACGGCATAACGCTTCTGCAGGCATGTGAGCTGGCCGGCGCGGAAATACCGCGCTTCTGCTATCACGAGCGGCTGTCCATCGCGGGCAACTGCCGCATGTGCCTCGTGGAAATAGCGGGAATGCCGAAGCCGATGGCATCTTGCGCGATGAATGTCAGCGATTTACGGCCGAACCGTGACGGCACGCCGCCGACGATTCTCACCGATTCACCGATGGTGAAGAAGGCGCGCGAAGGCGTGATGGAGTTCCTGCTGATCAACCATCCGCTCGATTGCCCGATCTGCGATCAGGGCGGAGAGTGCGATCTTCAGGACCAGGCGATGTATTACGGCTCCGAAGGCAGCCGCTATCGCGAGAACAAGCGCGCCGTCGAAGAGAAATACCTCGGTCCTCTCATCAAGACGTTCATGACGCGCTGTATTCAGTGCACGCGCTGCGTCCGCTTCATGTCAGAAGTCGCGGGCGTGCCGGAACTCGGCGCGATCGGACGCGGCGAGGACATGGAGATATCCACCTACCTCGAACGCGGGCTTCATTCGGAACTCAGCGGCAACATCGTCGACCTGTGCCCCGTGGGTGCGCTGACGTCGAAGCCTTATTCGTTCGTGGCGCGGCCTTGGGAACTGCGCAAGACCGAGTCCATCGACGTGATGGACGGCCTCGGCTCCAACATCCGCATCGACAGTCGCGGCCGCGAAGTCATGCGAATCCTGCCGCGCAACCACGACGGCGTGAACGAGGAATGGCTGTCCGATAAATCGCGCGCAATCGTCGACGGCCTCAAGAAGAAGCGGCTCGACCGCCCTTATATGCGCCGGGATGGCGTACTTGAAGAAGTGTCGTGGTACGAGGCGTTCACCGAGATCGCCGCGCAGGTCGAGAAGGCCGGCGCGCGGAAGGTGGGCGCCATCGCGGGCGACCTCTGCTCGGTCGAAGACATGTTCGCGCTGAAGACGCTGCTTGAGCTTCTCGGCTCGCCGAACATGGATTGCCGCCAGCAGAGCCAGAAGCTCCACCCCAAGCACGGTCGCGGAAGTTACCTGTTCAACGCGACCATCGCCGGCATCTCGAAAGCCGACGTCATCCTGCTCATCGGCACGAATCCGCGCAAGGAAGCCGCCGTGCTCAATGCGCGCATTCGCTGCGCGTACCTGCACAATCACGCGCGCGTCGGGTTGGTCGGCCCGGAGGCGGACCTCACCTATCCTTACGAGTGGCTCGGCAATTCGCTCGCCGTGCTCGACGAGATCGCGAAGCCCGACAATCCGGTGCTGAAGGCGCTGGCAGAGGCGTCGCATCCGCTCATCATCGTCGGCCAGGACGCGCTATCGCATGAGGCGGGCGACGCCGTGTTGGCGAAGGCCGCGGAGATCGCGGCGGCGGCGGTGAAGGGCCGCGAGGATGCGGGCTGGAACCCGCTCTCGATCCTTCACACCAGCGCCGCGCTCGTCGGCGGCCTCGACATCGGGTTCGTGCCGGGCGAGGGCGGCCTCGACACGGCGGGCATCCTCGAAGGCACGCAAAGCGGCGACATCGAAGTGCTCTATCTTCTCGGCGCTGACGAGTTCGACGTGAGCCGCACGGGCGATGCCTTCGTGATCTATCAGGGCTCGCACGGCGACTCGGGCGCGCGCATCGCGGACATCATCCTGCCGGGCGCCGCGTACACCGAGAAGAACGGCACCTACGTCAACACCGAAGGCCGCGTGCAACTCGGCGAACGCGCGATCTTCCCGCCCGGCGATGCCCGCGAGGACTGGACCATTCTCCGCGCGCTATCGGAACATCTCGGCGCGAAGCTGCCTTTCGACTGTTTCGGGTCGCTGCGCAGGGCGCTTTACAAGGCGCATCCGCATCTCGCCGCCATCGACACGGTCGAGGCAGCCAAGGTCGAGCTGAAGCTCGGCGATGTACCGCCGCTGCCGGATACGCCATTCGGCGTTTTCATCGAAGATTTCTACCAGACGAACCCGATTGCGCGGTCCTCGGCGGTCCTCGCCGAGCTTTCAGCGCTGCATCAGGAATACGAGCAGGGACTTGCGGGCGCCGATGGCTGA
- the nuoH gene encoding NADH-quinone oxidoreductase subunit NuoH, producing MADWSTLWSNYGFPTALILGQSLLTLVALLLFVAYLLLADRKIWAAVQLRRGPNVVGAYGLLQSFADFLKFVVKEPVIPAGADKTLFLLAPLATTVLALAGWAVIPVADGWVVSDLNVGILYLFAISSLGVYGIIIGGWASNSKYPFLGALRSAAQMVSYEVSIGFVLVAVILCAGTLNLSGIVEAQRSNYGLFGWYWLPLFPMFVVFFISALAETNRPPFDLPEAESELVAGFMVEYSSTPYLLLMLGEYVAITVMCALTTILFMGGWLPPFEVAPFTWVPGIFWFVLKFCFVFFLFAMVKAIVPRYRYDQLMRLGWKIFLPTSLAMVVVVAAVLQFGGLAR from the coding sequence ATGGCTGATTGGAGCACACTCTGGAGTAACTACGGCTTTCCGACCGCGCTTATCCTCGGTCAAAGCCTGTTGACGCTCGTCGCGTTGCTTCTGTTCGTCGCGTATCTGCTGCTCGCGGACCGCAAGATCTGGGCGGCTGTGCAGCTTCGGCGCGGACCGAACGTCGTCGGCGCTTACGGGCTCCTTCAATCCTTCGCCGACTTCCTCAAATTCGTGGTGAAGGAGCCGGTCATTCCGGCGGGTGCCGACAAGACGCTGTTCCTGCTCGCGCCGCTCGCCACAACCGTGCTCGCGCTCGCGGGCTGGGCCGTGATCCCGGTGGCGGACGGCTGGGTGGTGTCCGATCTGAATGTCGGCATTCTGTATCTCTTCGCGATCTCGTCGCTCGGCGTCTACGGCATCATCATCGGCGGCTGGGCTTCGAACTCGAAATATCCGTTCCTCGGCGCTCTCCGCTCGGCCGCGCAGATGGTTTCCTACGAGGTATCCATCGGCTTCGTACTGGTGGCGGTGATCCTGTGCGCGGGCACGTTGAACCTCTCCGGCATCGTCGAGGCGCAACGCAGCAACTACGGCCTCTTCGGCTGGTACTGGCTACCGCTATTCCCGATGTTCGTGGTGTTTTTCATCTCGGCGCTCGCGGAGACGAACCGCCCACCCTTCGACTTACCCGAGGCGGAATCGGAGCTCGTCGCGGGCTTCATGGTAGAATACTCTTCGACGCCCTATCTTCTCCTGATGCTTGGCGAATATGTCGCGATCACCGTGATGTGCGCGCTGACGACGATCCTGTTCATGGGCGGCTGGCTGCCACCGTTCGAGGTCGCGCCGTTTACCTGGGTGCCGGGGATCTTCTGGTTCGTTCTGAAATTCTGCTTCGTCTTCTTCCTGTTCGCGATGGTGAAGGCGATCGTGCCCCGCTACCGCTACGACCAGTTGATGCGGCTTGGCTGGAAGATCTTCCTTCCGACGTCGCTCGCGATGGTGGTGGTTGTGGCTGCGGTTCTGCAATTCGGAGGTCTCGCGCGCTAG
- the nuoI gene encoding NADH-quinone oxidoreductase subunit NuoI yields the protein MGGFGQSLRSAVLGEFLVATWLAMKYFFGPKATINYPFEKNPLSPRFRGEHALRRYPNGMERCIACKLCEAICPAQAITIEAGPRRNDGTRRTTRYDIDMVKCIYCGFCQEACPVDAIVEGPNFEFATETREELLYDKEKLLANGDRWERILAKNIELDAPYR from the coding sequence ATGGGCGGCTTCGGCCAGTCTTTGAGATCAGCGGTTCTCGGCGAGTTTCTTGTCGCGACATGGCTTGCCATGAAGTATTTCTTCGGGCCGAAAGCGACGATCAACTATCCGTTCGAGAAGAACCCGCTCTCGCCCCGCTTTCGCGGCGAGCACGCGCTGCGCCGTTATCCGAACGGCATGGAGCGCTGCATCGCGTGCAAGCTTTGCGAGGCCATCTGCCCGGCGCAGGCCATCACAATCGAGGCGGGGCCACGCCGCAACGACGGCACGCGCCGCACGACGCGCTACGATATCGATATGGTGAAGTGCATCTATTGCGGCTTCTGTCAGGAAGCCTGCCCGGTGGATGCCATCGTCGAAGGACCAAATTTCGAGTTCGCTACAGAAACGCGAGAGGAATTGCTGTACGACAAGGAAAAGCTGCTTGCGAACGGGGACAGATGGGAGCGCATTCTCGCAAAAAATATTGAACTCGATGCGCCCTACCGTTAA
- a CDS encoding NADH-quinone oxidoreductase subunit J — MTIAGYFFYLFSIVLISSGAMVISARNPVHSVLFLILAFLNAAGLFVLLGAEFLAMILVIVYVGAVAVLFLFVVMTLDIDFGQLRKGMSRYLPIGILVGLVLVTELILVVGGFTMAPGAIRPVASAQVSNTEAIGRVLYTDYLYFFQLSGLVLLVAMIGAIVLTLRHRPDSKRQNVARQVGRKREDAIEVVKVETGKGIS; from the coding sequence ATGACAATCGCTGGATACTTCTTCTATCTGTTTTCCATCGTGCTCATCTCATCGGGCGCGATGGTGATTTCCGCGCGAAATCCGGTCCATTCCGTGCTGTTCCTCATCCTTGCCTTCCTGAACGCGGCGGGGCTTTTCGTGCTGCTCGGTGCCGAGTTCCTGGCGATGATCCTGGTCATCGTCTATGTGGGCGCGGTCGCGGTGCTGTTTCTGTTCGTGGTGATGACACTCGACATCGACTTCGGCCAGCTACGCAAGGGCATGAGCCGCTATTTGCCCATCGGCATTCTGGTCGGGCTCGTGCTGGTGACGGAGTTGATCCTCGTCGTCGGCGGCTTCACGATGGCGCCGGGCGCGATCCGGCCAGTGGCAAGCGCGCAGGTCTCCAACACCGAGGCGATTGGGCGCGTTCTCTACACGGATTACCTCTATTTCTTCCAGCTTTCCGGGCTCGTGCTTCTCGTCGCGATGATCGGGGCTATTGTGCTGACGCTGCGTCACCGGCCCGATTCGAAACGGCAGAACGTCGCGCGGCAGGTCGGACGCAAACGCGAGGACGCTATCGAGGTGGTTAAAGTCGAAACCGGGAAAGGGATCTCCTGA
- the nuoK gene encoding NADH-quinone oxidoreductase subunit NuoK: protein MLNTISPVEAATGIALQQYLTVAAILFTLGAFGIFLNRKNVIIILMSVELMLLAVNINLVAFSAYLNDLTGQIFALMVLTVAAAEAAIGLAIIVIYHRNRGSIAVDDINSMKG, encoded by the coding sequence ATGCTGAACACGATCTCCCCCGTCGAGGCCGCGACCGGCATCGCACTCCAGCAATATCTCACCGTCGCCGCGATCCTCTTCACGCTCGGCGCCTTTGGCATCTTCCTGAACCGGAAGAACGTCATCATCATCCTGATGTCCGTCGAGCTGATGCTGCTCGCGGTGAACATCAACCTCGTCGCCTTCTCGGCCTATCTGAACGACCTCACGGGCCAAATCTTCGCACTGATGGTGCTGACCGTCGCGGCGGCCGAGGCTGCCATCGGGCTGGCGATCATCGTCATCTACCACCGGAACCGCGGCTCCATCGCCGTTGACGACATCAACTCGATGAAAGGCTGA
- the nuoL gene encoding NADH-quinone oxidoreductase subunit L, translating to MYQAIVLLPLIGALCAGFFGRSLGDKNSGFLTSALVLVSAALSWLALYQVGIEGQEARITLFPWIGVGDLQTSWSLRIDTLTAVMLVVVNTVSALVHIYSVGYMSDDDRQPLFFSYLSLFTFAMLSLVTADNLVQLFFGWEGVGLASYLLIGFWYQRESANAAAIKAFVVNRVGDFGFAIGIFAIWFIFRDVNFDTIFAAAKEHQATTIPFFGYQVPALDFICLFLFMGAMGKSAQFLLHTWLPDAMEGPTPVSALIHAATMVTAGVFMVARLSPLFELSPIALLVVTCVGAITAFFAATVGLAQNDIKRVIAYSTCSQLGYMFVALGLSAYGAAVFHLFTHAFFKALLFLGAGSVIHALHGEQDLRKMGGMRKAIPFTFGMMVIGTLSLTGFPFTAGYFSKDMIIEVAEVSHSAVGQTVYWMLIFAAFLTSFYSWRLIFMAFYGEPKDHHAFEHAHESPPVMTGPLLILAAGALFAGLIFAPYFVGADYAQFWRSSLLFLHGWHEPHVADVFMKWLPTIVMAGGFGVAYWAYISSPGIPAWTVKTFKPIHAFLYNKWYFDELYDWIFVRPTRWIARVLWKYGDGAIIDGLGPDGVAASVIATTKRVVRIQTGFVYTYAFVMLIGVTVLITWFAYLYRGALFTL from the coding sequence ATGTATCAGGCCATCGTCCTACTTCCGCTGATCGGCGCGCTCTGTGCCGGCTTTTTCGGGCGCTCGCTCGGCGACAAGAATTCCGGCTTTCTGACGAGCGCTCTCGTTCTCGTCTCGGCGGCCCTTTCGTGGCTCGCGCTCTATCAGGTCGGCATCGAGGGGCAGGAAGCGCGTATAACGCTCTTCCCTTGGATCGGCGTCGGCGATCTGCAAACATCGTGGTCGCTCCGCATCGACACGCTGACCGCCGTCATGCTCGTGGTGGTGAACACCGTCTCCGCGCTCGTTCACATCTATTCCGTCGGCTACATGTCCGACGACGACCGCCAGCCGCTGTTCTTCTCCTACCTGTCGCTGTTCACCTTCGCGATGCTCTCGCTCGTGACGGCTGACAACCTCGTGCAGCTTTTCTTCGGCTGGGAGGGCGTGGGCCTCGCGTCCTATCTGCTCATCGGTTTCTGGTATCAGCGCGAAAGCGCAAATGCGGCGGCGATCAAGGCGTTCGTCGTCAATCGCGTGGGCGATTTCGGCTTCGCGATCGGCATCTTCGCGATCTGGTTCATTTTCCGCGATGTGAACTTCGACACCATCTTCGCCGCCGCGAAGGAGCATCAGGCTACAACGATCCCGTTCTTCGGCTATCAGGTGCCCGCGCTCGATTTCATCTGCCTTTTCCTGTTCATGGGCGCGATGGGCAAGTCGGCGCAGTTCCTGCTGCACACGTGGTTGCCTGACGCGATGGAAGGCCCGACGCCGGTTTCCGCCCTCATCCACGCGGCCACGATGGTCACCGCGGGTGTGTTCATGGTCGCGCGGCTGTCACCGTTGTTTGAACTGTCGCCGATTGCGCTGCTCGTCGTGACCTGCGTTGGCGCGATCACCGCGTTCTTCGCGGCCACCGTTGGCTTGGCGCAGAACGACATCAAGCGCGTCATCGCCTATTCGACCTGCTCGCAGCTCGGTTACATGTTCGTCGCGCTTGGGCTTTCGGCCTATGGCGCGGCGGTGTTTCACCTCTTTACGCACGCTTTCTTCAAGGCGCTGCTGTTCCTCGGCGCAGGCTCCGTGATCCACGCGCTCCACGGCGAGCAGGATCTGCGCAAGATGGGCGGCATGCGCAAGGCCATCCCGTTCACCTTCGGCATGATGGTCATCGGCACGCTGTCGCTCACGGGTTTTCCCTTCACGGCGGGCTACTTCTCGAAGGACATGATTATCGAGGTGGCCGAAGTCTCGCATTCGGCGGTCGGGCAAACCGTCTACTGGATGCTGATCTTCGCCGCCTTCCTCACCTCCTTCTACTCGTGGCGCCTGATCTTCATGGCGTTCTACGGCGAGCCGAAGGATCATCACGCCTTCGAGCACGCGCATGAATCGCCGCCGGTGATGACGGGGCCGCTTCTGATCCTCGCCGCCGGCGCGCTGTTCGCGGGGCTCATCTTCGCACCCTATTTCGTTGGCGCGGACTACGCCCAGTTCTGGCGCAGCTCTCTCTTGTTCCTGCACGGTTGGCACGAGCCGCATGTGGCCGACGTCTTCATGAAGTGGCTGCCGACGATCGTGATGGCGGGGGGCTTCGGCGTCGCCTACTGGGCCTATATCTCCTCGCCCGGCATTCCTGCCTGGACCGTCAAGACGTTCAAGCCGATCCACGCCTTCCTCTACAACAAGTGGTACTTCGACGAGCTTTACGACTGGATCTTCGTGCGGCCCACGCGCTGGATCGCCCGCGTGCTGTGGAAATACGGCGACGGCGCGATCATCGACGGGCTCGGCCCGGACGGGGTGGCCGCCAGCGTGATCGCCACCACGAAACGCGTCGTCCGCATCCAGACCGGCTTCGTCTACACCTACGCCTTCGTCATGCTGATAGGCGTGACGGTCCTCATCACCTGGTTCGCCTACCTTTATCGCGGGGCTTTGTTCACCCTATGA
- a CDS encoding NADH-quinone oxidoreductase subunit M, giving the protein MKEWPILTTLMLLPAVGALLLAVLRGTDEAALKNARWIALWTTVVTFALSLILLSDFDYANPGFQFVEHRPWLSDTITYYVGVDGLSLPFVILTTFLMPLTILASWKSITVRVKEYMIAFLILEALMIGVFCALDLVLFYLFFEGGLIPMFIIIGVWGGPRRVYASFKFFLYTLLGSLFMLIAILVMYGMAGTTEIPALLKYDFPVNVQAWLWFAFLASFAVKLPMWPVHTWLPDAHVEAPTAGSVVLAAILLKMGGYGFIRFSLPMFPDASVQFAPLMFTLGVAAIIYTSLVAFAQKDMKKLIAYSSVAHMGFVTIGVFSGTEQGVQGAVFQMISHGIVSGALFLAVGVVYDRMHTREIAAYGGLADRMPIYAFFFMVFTMANVGLPGTSGFIGEFLTLLGTFQANTVAAFFACFGLILSAVYALTLYRRMIFGKLEKPSLATIKDMSPREIGIMAPLLILTIVLGFYPKPVLDMTSGSVKAMILPYQKELQAQADTGAAAKSFAELEKRR; this is encoded by the coding sequence ATGAAAGAATGGCCCATCCTGACGACGCTCATGCTGCTGCCGGCCGTCGGCGCGCTTTTGCTCGCCGTCCTCCGAGGCACCGATGAAGCCGCGCTTAAAAACGCGCGCTGGATCGCGCTCTGGACGACCGTCGTCACCTTCGCGCTATCGCTCATCCTCCTGAGCGACTTCGACTATGCCAACCCGGGCTTCCAGTTCGTGGAGCACCGGCCGTGGCTGTCTGACACGATCACCTATTACGTCGGCGTCGATGGGCTTTCGCTGCCCTTCGTGATCCTGACAACATTCCTCATGCCCCTGACGATCCTCGCGAGCTGGAAGTCGATCACGGTGCGCGTGAAGGAATACATGATCGCGTTCCTGATCCTCGAAGCATTGATGATCGGCGTGTTCTGCGCGCTCGACCTCGTGCTGTTCTACCTGTTCTTCGAGGGCGGCCTCATCCCGATGTTCATCATCATCGGCGTGTGGGGCGGGCCGCGCCGCGTCTATGCGAGCTTCAAGTTCTTCCTCTACACGCTGCTCGGCTCGCTGTTCATGCTGATCGCGATCCTCGTCATGTACGGTATGGCGGGCACGACCGAGATCCCGGCGCTCCTGAAATATGACTTCCCGGTCAATGTGCAGGCGTGGCTCTGGTTCGCCTTCCTCGCGTCCTTCGCGGTGAAGCTGCCGATGTGGCCGGTTCACACCTGGCTACCCGACGCGCACGTCGAAGCGCCGACTGCGGGCTCCGTGGTGCTGGCTGCGATCCTCCTGAAAATGGGCGGTTACGGCTTCATCCGGTTCTCGCTGCCGATGTTCCCGGATGCGTCGGTGCAGTTCGCGCCGCTGATGTTTACGCTCGGCGTTGCGGCCATCATCTACACCTCGCTCGTGGCCTTCGCGCAGAAGGACATGAAGAAGCTCATCGCCTATTCTTCCGTCGCGCATATGGGCTTCGTCACCATCGGCGTGTTTTCCGGCACCGAGCAAGGCGTGCAGGGCGCGGTGTTCCAGATGATAAGCCACGGCATCGTGTCGGGCGCGCTGTTCCTCGCGGTCGGCGTCGTATACGATCGCATGCACACGCGCGAAATCGCGGCTTATGGCGGGCTTGCCGACCGCATGCCGATCTACGCCTTCTTCTTCATGGTGTTCACCATGGCGAATGTCGGCCTCCCCGGCACGAGCGGCTTCATCGGCGAATTCCTGACGCTGCTCGGCACATTCCAGGCGAACACGGTCGCGGCGTTCTTCGCGTGCTTCGGCCTCATCCTCTCGGCGGTCTACGCGCTCACGCTCTATCGCAGGATGATCTTCGGCAAGCTCGAAAAGCCGTCGCTCGCCACGATCAAGGACATGAGCCCGCGCGAAATTGGCATCATGGCGCCGCTGCTGATCCTCACCATCGTGCTTGGCTTCTACCCGAAGCCGGTGCTCGACATGACAAGCGGGTCGGTGAAGGCGATGATCCTGCCGTATCAAAAGGAACTTCAGGCGCAAGCCGACACGGGCGCGGCGGCGAAGTCGTTCGCCGAACTTGAGAAGAGGCGGTGA